One genomic segment of Thunnus albacares chromosome 18, fThuAlb1.1, whole genome shotgun sequence includes these proteins:
- the urm1 gene encoding ubiquitin-related modifier 1, giving the protein MAASVAIHLEFGGGAELLFNGVKEHHVTLPSQAEPWDMKQLLVWIQQNLLKERPELFVQGESVRPGILVLINDADWELMGELEYQLQDQDNVVFISTLHGG; this is encoded by the exons ATGGCAGCATCTGTAGCGATTCATCTGGAGTTTGG aggaggagcagagctgCTTTTTAATGGCGTGAAGGAACATCATGTCACTCTTCCAAGCCAGGCCGAACCTT gGGACATGAAGCAGCTGCTGGTCTGGATCCAACAGAACCTGCTGAAGGAACGGCCTGAGCTCTTTGTCCAGGGAGAGtccgt GAGACCTGGGATTTTGGTGCTTATCAATGATGCAGACTGGGAGCTAATG GGGGAGCTGGAATACCAACTACAAGACCAAgacaatgttgtgtttatttctacTCTTCATGGAGgatag